One genomic segment of Oncorhynchus mykiss isolate Arlee chromosome 10, USDA_OmykA_1.1, whole genome shotgun sequence includes these proteins:
- the LOC110497276 gene encoding zinc finger protein 398 isoform X1, with the protein MSGSVVEFQAQIASIMEVLANAAVAEICKVVDDGYAVVHLKMSQSHKENEFLRRKMKLMELQITRFRADRTKSSEGSVHNRFHGIRLLNRHNHRETATTGPTWQSRARLSNRSFGNSSIQRDRQPIDVDQDDVSPSKHMDATSDEQSAETEEGEPDLLIIKVEGEAGDQDCRFSHPARTVEGSRELTTQPAAATTEDPAFQSSGPRGNNNNYNNTAMEAKSTVEGERDLQPWKKEEGLREMPGTDSGHRMTDPNTPTSLDTDQTELTQELRTKHSIVTVNRSDTVFKSDPEPESLSQVFQLTGPGPVAKQQCSLNRERTTDLPVNSHKRRGSDTENDRPSCSSYVAKTVSGSPSPLTKLNPIPPLPQMVRSEHEYSQVDSEVMSEVIVIDPLPVDDGDGTPSSWRQGDIMEHGHHQGGHSEADAMLLGGHSSNAYHHLHHPHPGVQPAARQNSPDNHFYTIGMDGAFHNRLSTFQNPATTATPYATGTEELQYPTWVDFPGSAPDTHLGDVTGTHQDRGSREEGARSYRCTFCEREYPHLCQLKMHQRVHTGEKPYECALCGKQFSQLCSLKRHQRVHTGEKPFRCAQCGKQFSHSSNLKVHQSVHTGEKLFHCTQCGKNFSFLSNLIRHQTVHARKL; encoded by the exons ATGTCGGGTTCCGTGGTCGAGTTCCAGGCGCAGATAGCCTCAATCATGGAGGTGCTAGCCAACGCGGCTGTTGCCGAAATCTGCAAAGTTGTTGACGATGGCTATGCGGTTGTACACCTGAAGATGTCCCAAAGCCACAAGGAGAACGAATTTCTCCGGAGGAAAATGAAATTGATGGAACTTCAGATCACCAGATTTCGAGCAGATAGAACAAAGTCTTCAGAGGGGTCCGTCCACAATCGCTTTCATGGAATACGCCTCCTAAACAGACACAACCATCGTGAGACGGCAACGACAG GACCTACTTGGCAAAGCAGAGCCAGACTTTCCAACAGAAGTTTTGGGAACAGCAGCATTCAAAGAGACAGACAGCCCATAGACGTGGACCAAGACGATGTCTCTCCATCAAAGCATATGGATGCTACAAGTGATGAG CAGTcagcagagacagaggaaggggaaCCAGACCTGCTGATCATCAAGGTGGAGGGAGAAGCAGGTGACCAGGACTGTAGGTTCAGCCACCCAGCTAGAACAGTggagggcagcagagaactaaccACCCAACCGGCTGCAGCCACCACAGAGGACCCCGCCTTCCAGTCCAGTGGCCCCAgaggcaacaacaacaactacaacaacaccgCTATGGAG GCCAAATCTActgtggaaggggagagagacctCCAGCCATGGAAGAAAGAAGAGGGTCTGAGGGAGATGCCAG GTACTGATAGTGGCCACAGAATGACAGACCCAAACACACCGACCTCTCTAGACACGGACCAAACAGAGCTCACTCAGGAGCTCAGAACCAAACACAGCATAGTGACTGTCAACAGATCAGACACTGTTTTCAAGTCAGACCCGGAGCCTGAGAGCCTGAGCCAGGTGTTCCAACTCACAGGTCCAGGACCTGTTGCTAAACAGCAGTGCAGCCTAAACCGCGAGAGAACAACCGATCTGCCTGTAAACTCCCATAAGCGAAGAGGCAGTGATACAGAGAATGATCGGCCGTCTTGTTCTAGTTATGTTGCCAAGACAGTCTCAGGAAGCCCCTCACCTCTCACAAAGCtgaaccctattcccccactTCCTCAGATGGTGAGGAGTGAACACGAGTATTCCCAGGTCGATTCAGAAGTCATGTCGGAGGTCATAGTTATCGACCCCCTTCCTGTTGACGATGGGGATGGCACGCCCTCGTCCTGGAGACAAGGTGACATCATGGAACACGGGCATCATCAAGGAGGACATAGTGAAGCAGATGCCATGCTTCTCGGAGGACATTCGAGTAACGCttatcatcatcttcatcatcctcACCCAGGTGTCCAGCCAGCAGCGAGACAGAACTCACCTGACAATCACTTCTACACCATCGGCATGGACGGCGCTTTCCACAACCGCCTCAGCACCTTTCAGAACCCCGCAACCACCGCCACTCCATACGCCACGGGAACCGAGGAGCTGCAGTACCCCACCTGGGTAGATTTCCCTGGGAGCGCCCCCGACACCCACCTGGGCGACGTGACTGGGACTCATCAGGACAGAGGGTCTAGGGAGGAGGGGGCGAGGTCCTACAGGTGCACCTTCTGTGAGAGGGAGTACCCTCACCTGTGCCAGCTCAAGATGCACCAGAGggttcacacaggggagaaaccgtaCGAGTGCGCCCTGTGTGGGAAGCAGTTCAGCCAGCTGTGCAGCCTGAAGCGGCACCAGAGagtacacacaggggagaaacctttcAGATGCGCTCAATGCGGGAAACAGTTCTCTCATTCCAGCAATTTAAAAGTGCATCAGAGCGTCCATACGGGTGAGAAACTGTTCCACTGCACCCAGTGTGGGAAGAACTTCTCCTTTCTGAGCAATCTGATAAGACACCAGACAGTTCACGCACGAAAATTATAG
- the LOC110497276 gene encoding zinc finger and SCAN domain-containing protein 2 isoform X2 — translation MSGSVVEFQAQIASIMEVLANAAVAEICKVVDDGYAVVHLKMSQSHKENEFLRRKMKLMELQITRFRADRTKSSEGSVHNRFHGIRLLNRHNHRETATTGPTWQSRARLSNRSFGNSSIQRDRQPIDVDQDDVSPSKHMDATSDEAKSTVEGERDLQPWKKEEGLREMPGTDSGHRMTDPNTPTSLDTDQTELTQELRTKHSIVTVNRSDTVFKSDPEPESLSQVFQLTGPGPVAKQQCSLNRERTTDLPVNSHKRRGSDTENDRPSCSSYVAKTVSGSPSPLTKLNPIPPLPQMVRSEHEYSQVDSEVMSEVIVIDPLPVDDGDGTPSSWRQGDIMEHGHHQGGHSEADAMLLGGHSSNAYHHLHHPHPGVQPAARQNSPDNHFYTIGMDGAFHNRLSTFQNPATTATPYATGTEELQYPTWVDFPGSAPDTHLGDVTGTHQDRGSREEGARSYRCTFCEREYPHLCQLKMHQRVHTGEKPYECALCGKQFSQLCSLKRHQRVHTGEKPFRCAQCGKQFSHSSNLKVHQSVHTGEKLFHCTQCGKNFSFLSNLIRHQTVHARKL, via the exons ATGTCGGGTTCCGTGGTCGAGTTCCAGGCGCAGATAGCCTCAATCATGGAGGTGCTAGCCAACGCGGCTGTTGCCGAAATCTGCAAAGTTGTTGACGATGGCTATGCGGTTGTACACCTGAAGATGTCCCAAAGCCACAAGGAGAACGAATTTCTCCGGAGGAAAATGAAATTGATGGAACTTCAGATCACCAGATTTCGAGCAGATAGAACAAAGTCTTCAGAGGGGTCCGTCCACAATCGCTTTCATGGAATACGCCTCCTAAACAGACACAACCATCGTGAGACGGCAACGACAG GACCTACTTGGCAAAGCAGAGCCAGACTTTCCAACAGAAGTTTTGGGAACAGCAGCATTCAAAGAGACAGACAGCCCATAGACGTGGACCAAGACGATGTCTCTCCATCAAAGCATATGGATGCTACAAGTGATGAG GCCAAATCTActgtggaaggggagagagacctCCAGCCATGGAAGAAAGAAGAGGGTCTGAGGGAGATGCCAG GTACTGATAGTGGCCACAGAATGACAGACCCAAACACACCGACCTCTCTAGACACGGACCAAACAGAGCTCACTCAGGAGCTCAGAACCAAACACAGCATAGTGACTGTCAACAGATCAGACACTGTTTTCAAGTCAGACCCGGAGCCTGAGAGCCTGAGCCAGGTGTTCCAACTCACAGGTCCAGGACCTGTTGCTAAACAGCAGTGCAGCCTAAACCGCGAGAGAACAACCGATCTGCCTGTAAACTCCCATAAGCGAAGAGGCAGTGATACAGAGAATGATCGGCCGTCTTGTTCTAGTTATGTTGCCAAGACAGTCTCAGGAAGCCCCTCACCTCTCACAAAGCtgaaccctattcccccactTCCTCAGATGGTGAGGAGTGAACACGAGTATTCCCAGGTCGATTCAGAAGTCATGTCGGAGGTCATAGTTATCGACCCCCTTCCTGTTGACGATGGGGATGGCACGCCCTCGTCCTGGAGACAAGGTGACATCATGGAACACGGGCATCATCAAGGAGGACATAGTGAAGCAGATGCCATGCTTCTCGGAGGACATTCGAGTAACGCttatcatcatcttcatcatcctcACCCAGGTGTCCAGCCAGCAGCGAGACAGAACTCACCTGACAATCACTTCTACACCATCGGCATGGACGGCGCTTTCCACAACCGCCTCAGCACCTTTCAGAACCCCGCAACCACCGCCACTCCATACGCCACGGGAACCGAGGAGCTGCAGTACCCCACCTGGGTAGATTTCCCTGGGAGCGCCCCCGACACCCACCTGGGCGACGTGACTGGGACTCATCAGGACAGAGGGTCTAGGGAGGAGGGGGCGAGGTCCTACAGGTGCACCTTCTGTGAGAGGGAGTACCCTCACCTGTGCCAGCTCAAGATGCACCAGAGggttcacacaggggagaaaccgtaCGAGTGCGCCCTGTGTGGGAAGCAGTTCAGCCAGCTGTGCAGCCTGAAGCGGCACCAGAGagtacacacaggggagaaacctttcAGATGCGCTCAATGCGGGAAACAGTTCTCTCATTCCAGCAATTTAAAAGTGCATCAGAGCGTCCATACGGGTGAGAAACTGTTCCACTGCACCCAGTGTGGGAAGAACTTCTCCTTTCTGAGCAATCTGATAAGACACCAGACAGTTCACGCACGAAAATTATAG
- the LOC110534756 gene encoding B-cell CLL/lymphoma 6 member B protein-like — translation MTDTVVFHAQLASIIEVLANAAVAEICKLVDDGHAALRLEISHSQKEIDNLRRKLLLTKYQSSQRGTEKFGALRRTVHWRDTNRVARARGSLVVENCFADSESGNLTQDVTNWRDSGRTATDQDGSMQMADMREAPLIKMENLDTSRTEEIVQPVSESSVKIIVAEPGSSSSTEPTDLLDQQGNRHRAPDTSLNIEPENQTFQHPASQYNRARQDHQVAEGVTWETDHQPIEYSLSQWTENQETDNPTVNAPHNAGPDSKRLSGHPERRGAPGNSGVSMSASGSLDWVPDVVMVDSVPIKVEVDMSSEWSIIGQEATSGEVCSESRQLVDNRGRGGMESGQTTCPPDTQHAEQGTTVGSRSKMSDFNRLSSLNSFSSPSITLLQVPQRGKPAPFLNFNISTTSSSKGIEKQQQQLTSHSSKSQLRCSLCGKPFPQPAHLRRHMRVHTGEKPYGCSHCTKRFSHSHQLKMHERVHTGEKPFHCIYCGKCFTQSGHMKKHLLVHTGGRPQDVVLP, via the exons ATGACCGATACCGTCGTCTTTCATGCTCAGCTAGCCTCCATCATTGAGGTTTTGGCGAATGCAGCCGTTGCCGAAATCTGCAAACTTGTAGATGACGGGCATGCTGCCTTACGTTTGGAAATTTCCCATAGCCAGAAAGAAATCGATAACCTGCGGAGGAAGCTGCTTTTGACAAAATACCAGAGTTCTCAACGGGGCACAGAGAAATTCGGAGCCCTGCGACGCACAGTTCACTGGCGCGACACCAATCGTGTTGCCCGAGCAAGAGGGAGCTTAGTAG TGGAGAATTGTTTTGCCGACAGTGAAAGTGGCAACTTAACGCAGGATGTCACCAACTGGAGAGATTCAGGACGCACAGCGACAGACCAGGATGGGAGCATGCAG ATGGCAGATATGCGAGAGGCACCTCTTATCAAAATGGAGAACCTTGACACCAGTAGAACGGAAG AGATTGTCCAACCAGTCAGTGAGAGCAGTGTGAAGATCATTGTAGCAGAACCAGGTTCTTCATCATCTACTGAACCCACAGACCTTCTGGACCAGCAGGGCAACAGACACAGAGCTCCAGACACCTCACTCAATATAGAACCTGAAAACCAGACGTTCCAGCATCCAGCGTCACAATACAACAGAGCAAGACAGGACCATCAGGTTGCTGAGGGTGTGACCTGGGAAACTGACCATCAACCCATAGAATACAGCCTGTCCCAATGGACAGAGAACCAAGAGACTGACAACCCAACTGTGAATGCTCCTCACAATGCAGGGCCAGACTCCAAGAGGCTGTCTGGACatccagagaggagaggggcgcCAGGTAACTCAGGCGTCAGCATGTCTGCTTCAGGCTCTCTGGACTGGGTGCCTGATGTGGTGATGGTGGACTCAGTTCCCATTAAAGTGGAGGTAGATATGAGTTCAGAATGGAGCATAATTGGCCAAGAGGCGACATCTGGAGAGGTTTGTTCAGAAAGCAGGCAGCTTGTGGAcaacagaggaagagggggaatgGAGTCTGGACAGACAACGTGTCCCCCTGACACTCAACATGCAGAGCAAGGGACAACTGTAGGATCAAGGTCCAAGATGTCAGATTTCAACAGACTGTCCTCCCTAAACAGCTTTTCATCCCCAAGTATTACTCTCCTCCAGGTTCCCCAAAGAGGGAAGCCAGCCCCCTTCCTGAATTTCAACATAAGTACCACTTCTTCATCGAAAGGCATAGAAAAGCAGCAACAACAGCTGACGTCTCACTCGTCCAAGAGTCAGCTCCGGTGCAGCCTCTGTGGAAAGCCCTTCCCCCAGCCGGCGCACCTGCGGAGGCACATGCGGGTCCATACGGGGGAGAAACCGTACGGCTGCAGCCACTGCACCAAGCGCTTCTCCCACAGCCACCAGCTGAAGATGCATGAGAGGGTCCACACCGGAGAGAAACCATTTCATTGCATCTACTGTGGGAAGTGCTTCACCCAGTCTGGCCACATGAAGAAGCACCTCCTCGTCCACACTGGTGGCAGGCCACAGGACGTTGTGCTGCCCTGA